The following coding sequences are from one Haliotis asinina isolate JCU_RB_2024 chromosome 3, JCU_Hal_asi_v2, whole genome shotgun sequence window:
- the LOC137278254 gene encoding uncharacterized protein, with protein sequence MHPRMENIPSAFSFGSEEVDNMEFHNSQSASLDPAVHGTPNLITGMQYGSLGPGGQRNTMYPTQGNITLQRANAFDLPHLQLQYHQTMSVPAFPNFPGGTFNQIVSPRPQMTPTNLPAMAGFTDPSQFIPQAVLTQQRSGPAPDKMDTLPSFNSIVASAATSISTMNMHPQLMSNSKEAANMFAAQSKIAATTSHSSQPMSDPVDSQGQIFFTGPQPNTQLSQQQQQQQQKPAEFLPRDQSLVVQHDRSSSTSSQSAGSQYRPTELCFEASPNIDAANSSFFTQSESASGQIHSVPHKPSVSLPNSNRENLSFTAAGLIPLNGSAFEQASNSEHSTAGPVLQDNNGSSGHDRSPLPTDDEAKGEKYSETALSLTPHSSSDTQDKIHISKPSLKHTIKKCSSRVTQEGAAVCKPKSIPDTPSSHTVRFFLLGKFGDQSPWTHQTDCNVYNTSDNVDLDGSVSFGNMTDLQDNNHNVKAEYKERIQCDKRQGSGSSDDVEAKQDLQSSRNTVSRNRVSIPSTSEMTSAGQEGDLPSPAGSSGSEGAIDEESPSVDVSAADRAERGEVQESEPDDDDNGPVFPSIGKCDINPKTFFQVQPDLEDIPYFDYVDKEAEMKRKMWQAKKEQLEMERMDVHVKIDDSQCITVGDQKRWQCHKCPKNYTTKHNLVTHILDHSGIKPHLCMVCGKYFKQLSHLNTHMLTHDNVKPHVCPLCGKGFTQVSHLKRHQAVHLDNKPYICDICNRGFAYPSELRVHKEKHIPGRDKCVDCGEDFSSPKLLKQHQATHEQREELTCTQCNRVFRYPSQLRDHMVTHSGTRPYICTECGMDFMKDHHLKAHMFTHTGLRPFSCKECGRAFNQKANLQRHMLIHSSERAYRCEQCDKTFTQPQTLKAHMVVHAEKKPFWCNICGKEFGRLHNLQGHMHMHNNSKPYVCFCGSSFTLKGNLNRHKKVKHGLNESTESMEEEAVNFLSLMSERIREERSLDDEDADQQDAQEMLDSPPIDQSGDLKSHRRERKSTPRKIPRQRKSVDNDDSSSRDQCDDEEELSQYFRPLGGNSSSQMRHSRRSLKREFSSDEEGDTKEHKTRRGHRSVQAAEVKVKEEVADESHSDGEAREEGDDDDDDWSPSRKRPRLQRGAKLDSLIAKKFQTA encoded by the exons ATGCACCCTAGAATGGAAAATATACCTTCTGCTTTCTCTTTTGGGTCTGAGGAAGTAGACAACATGGAATTTCACAACTCACAATCAGCCAGTTTGGATCCAGCAGTCCATGGGACCCCAAACCTGATTACAGGTATGCAGTATGGCTCCTTGGGACCTGGTGGCCAGCGGAACACTATGTACCCTACACAGGGAAATATCACATTACAGAGGGCAAATGCTTTTGATCTGCCCCATTTGCAGCTTCAGTACCACCAAACAATGTCTGTGCCAGCTTTTCCTAATTTTCCAGGAGGAACATTTAACCAGATAGTTTCTCCAAGACCACAAATGACTCCAACCAATCTCCCAGCAATGGCTGGATTTACAGATCCATCCCAATTCATTCCACAAGCAGTTCTTACACAACAGCGATCAGGACCTGCACCAGATAAGATGGACACACTTCCAAGCTTTAATTCAATAGTGGCATCAGCAGCCACCAGTATATCCACCATGAACATGCATCCACAGCTGATGAGCAACAGCAAAGAAGCTGCTAACATGTTTGCTGCTCAAAGCAAGATTGCTGCCACCACTTCTCATTCCTCCCAGCCCATGTCTGATCCAGTAGATTCTCAGGGACAAATATTCTTTACTGGTCCCCAACCAAATACTCAGCTCagtcagcagcagcagcagcagcagcaaaaacCTGCTGAGTTCCTACCCCGAGATCAATCACTTGTTGTACAGCATGACAGAAGCTCCTCCACATCTTCTCAATCTGCTGGTTCCCAGTATCGTCCAACAGAactttgttttgaagcatctcCAAATATTGATGCAGCGAACTCTAGTTTCTTCACTCAGTCTGAATCTGCATCAGGGCAAATTCACAGTGTTCCCCATAAACCATCAGTCTCTTTGCCAAATAGTAATAGAGAGAACCTGTCATTCACAGCTGCTGGACTGATTCCTCTTAATGGGTCTGCTTTTGAACAAGCATCCAACTCAGAGCATTCAACCGCTGGTCCTGTTCTTCAAGACAACAATGGCAGCAGTGGCCATGATAGATCACCTTTGCCAACTGATGATGAAGCTAAAGGAGAGAAGTATTCAGAAACAGCCCTGTCTTTGACTCCCCATTCCTCAAGTGATACTCaagataaaatacatatatccaAACCTTCACTCAAACATACCATTAAAAAATGTTCCTCTAGAGTCACACAAGAGGGAGCAGCTGTATGTAAACCTAAATCCATTCCTGATACTCCTTCATCTCATACAGTCCGATTTTTTTTGTTAGGGAAGTTTGGTGATCAGTCACCTTGGACACATCAGACAGACTGCAATGTGTACAACACCAGTGACAATGTTGACTTGGATGGCAGTGTCAGTTTTGGCAACATGACTGATCTTCAGGATAACAACCACAATGTTAAAGCTGAATACAAAGAAAGAATACAGTGTGATAAAAGGCAGGGTTCTGGCTCTAGTGATGATGTGGAAGCAAAACAAGACCTACAATCTTCCAGGAACACAGTATCTCGAAATAGGGTCAGCATTCCATCAACATCTGAAATGACTTCTGCTGGCCAGGAAGGTGACCTTCCTTCACCAGCTGGGAGCTCTGGCTCTGAGGGTGCGATCGATGAAGAATCTCCTTCAGTTGATGTTTCTGCAGCCGACAGGGCAGAAAGAGGAGAAGTGCAAGAGTCAGagcctgatgatgatgataatggtcCTGTGTTTCCCAGCATTGGGAAGTGTGACATCAATCCAAAAACTTTCTTCCAGGTTCAGCCAGACCTTGAAGACATTCCATATTTTGATTATGTTGACAAGGAAGCAGAAATGAAGCGTAAAATGTGGCAAGCTAAGAAAGAGCAGCTTGAAATGGAAAGGATGGATGTGCATGTGAAGATCGACGACTCCCAGTGTATCACAGTCGGAGATCAGAAACGGTGGCAGTGTCACAAATGTCCAAAGAACTACACTACCAAACATAATCTTGTTACTCATATCCTTGACCACAGTGGTATTAAACCTCATCTGTGCATGGTGTGtggcaaatatttcaaacagctGAGCCACCTCAACACTCACATGTTGACTCATGACAACGTCAAACCTCACGTGTGCCCCCTCTGTGGTAAAGGCTTTACCCAAGTGAGCCATCTGAAGAGACATCAAGCTGTCCACTTGGACAACAAACCTTACATCTGTGATATCTGCAATCGAGGCTTCGCCTACCCCAGTGAACTGCGAGTACACAAGGAGAAGCACATCCCTGGGAGGGACAAGTGTGTGGATTGTGGTGAGGACTTCTCCAGCCCCAAGTTGCTCAAGCAGCACCAGGCCACCCATGAACAGAGGGAGGAACTGACATGTACACAGTGCAATCGGGTGTTTCGCTACCCTAGTCAGCTGAGGGACCACATGGTAACTCATTCTGGGACGCGCCCCTACATCTGCACTGAGTGTGGTATGGACTTCATGAAG GACCACCACCTCAAGGCCCACATGTTCACCCACACTGGCCTGCGCCCCTTCAGCTGCAAAGAGTGTGGGCGGGCATTCAACCAGAAGGCCAACCTCCAGCGCCACATGCTGATTCACAGCTCTGAGCGGGCCTACAGGTGTGAGCAGTGTGACAAGACCTTCACCCAGCCCCAGACTCTCAAGGCACACATGGTGGTTCATGCTGAGAAAAAACCCTTCTGGTGCAACATCTGTG GTAAGGAGTTTGGGCGCTTGCACAACCTTCAGGGCCACATGCACATGCATAACAACTCCAAGCCCTATGTGTGCTTCTGTGGGAGCTCTTTCACACTCAAAG GAAACTTGAATCGCCACAAGAAAGTGAAGCATGGCCTCAATGAGAGCACAGAGAGCATGGAGGAAGAGGCAGTGAACTTCCTGAGTCTCATGTCGGAGAGAATCAGGGAGGAGCGATCACTGGATGATGAGGACGCTGACCAACAGGATGCACAAGAAATGTTGGACAGTCCACCTATCGACCAGTCAGGCGACTTAAAATCTCATCGGAGGGAGAGGAAGTCGACTCCGAGGAAGATTCCAAGACAGAGGAAGTCTGTGGACAATGACGACAGTTCCTCCAGAGATCAATGTGATGATGAAGAGGAACTCTCGCAGTACTTCAGGCCATTAGGGGGCAACAGCAGCAGTCAGATGAGACACAGCAGACGTAGTCTTAAGAGAGAGTTTTCATCTGATGAAGAAGGTGACACAAAAGAACATAAAACAAGAAGAGGTCATAGGTCAGTTCAAGCTGCAGAAGTCAAGGTCAAAGAAGAAGTCGCAGATGAGTCTCACAGTGATGGTGAGGCTCGAGAAGAaggtgatgacgatgatgatgactggAGTCCAAGTCGGAAACGGCCACGTTTGCAACGTGGTGCAAAACTTGACTCTCTCATAGCTAAAAAGTTTCAAACTGCTTGA
- the LOC137278252 gene encoding nidogen-1-like, whose product MHHLNSGAMRLQCMFVVGGILPWLATGQGDPPELVVLLSDLGKTGQLGFIHKINLHDWNTGALNIANMLRPTAIDIDRTRHHIYWTDVRNYQIRRADIDGENDQLVASLTKPSSPEGLALDSYSEQVFYTDAGVDIVARIEMNGFQRTVIVNTSLDKPRGIVADTKNKKLYWVDNGNSPKIETCDYNGADRATLVSSGLAQPNGITIDVKGGRLFWTDSVGYIESILTNGTGRKRLRSETGKQFFYISYFNGFLYYTVWKNGSFFQLHADGLHMAIQLTASQVYQPIGIHVYSPNVNTTELATCPDGRYGTTCAECGKCYKGEVCEKTIGHCFLGCMAGYKRRMCLQECDRGFFGENCKSPCYKCRTGTSCHHVTGKCPDGCEPGWKGDLCNLESDSDQKMGLIIGIAAGGALVVVIVVVVVAVCVVKKRQRPRVEEVYTEIGPLDKTKEENPYTPIGPNPYTEIYTLPVQPVH is encoded by the exons GTGATCCTCCTGAACTTGTGGTCCTGCTGTCAGACCTGGGTAAGACGGGCCAGCTTGGCTTCATACACAAGATCAACCTGCATGACTGGAACACTGGCGCCCTCAATATAGCCAATATGTTGAGGCCCACGGCCATAGATATCGACAGGACGCGTCACCACATCTACTGGACCGACGTCAGGAACTACCAAATACGGCGAGCAGACATCGACGGAGAGAATGATCAACTGGTGGCCTCCTTAACCAAAC CATCATCTCCTGAGGGACTAGCACTGGACAGCTACAGCGAGCAGGTGTTTTACACAGACGCTGGGGTCGATATCGTCGCCCGTATTGAGATGAACGGTTTCCAGAGGACAGTCATAGTGAACACCAGCCTTGATAAACCCAGAGGGATTGTTGCCGACACGAAGAACAA GAAACTCTACTGGGTCGACAACGGAAACTCACCTAAGATCGAGACGTGTGATTATAATGGTGCAGACAGAGCAACTCTGGTTTCGTCTGGACTGGCACAGCCTAATGGTATCACCATCGACGTCAAGG GTGGTCGCCTGTTCTGGACGGACTCTGTCGGTTATATCGAGTCAATTCTGACGAATGGCACCGGAAGGAAGCGACTCAGAAGCGAGACAGGAAAACAGTTCTTCTACATTTCCTACTTCAATGGATTCCTATACTACACAGTGTGGAAAAATGG ATCGTTCTTCCAGCTCCATGCTGACGGGTTGCACATGGCAATCCAGCTGACAGCATCACAGGTCTATCAACCAATCGGCATCCACGTGTATTCTCCGAACGTGAACACAACAGAACTAG CAACCTGCCCCGATGGCCGTTATGGAACAACCTGCGCAGAGTGTGGAAAATGCTATAAGGGAGAGGTCTGTGAGAAGACCATTGGCCATTGTTTCTTGGGCTGTATGGCTGGTTATAAGAGAAGGATGTGTTTACAAG AGTGCGACCGTGGCTTCTTTGGTGAAAACTGCAAGTCTCCTTGTTACAAGTGCCGGACAGGAACATCCTGTCACCACGTGACTGGCAAGTGCCCGGATGGATGTGAGCCCGGATGGAAAGGAGACTTGTGTAATTTAG AATCGGATTCTgaccagaaaatgg GACTGATCATTGGAATAGCTGCTGGTGGAGCTCTGGTTGTGGTCATCGTGGTCGTCGTAGTTGCAGTGTGTGTTGTCAA GAAACGCCAGAGGCCTAGGGTCGAAGAAGTGTACACAGAGATTGGTCCTCTGGACAAGACCAAGGAGGAGAATCCCTATACACCTATAGGGCCAAATCCCTACACTGAGATATACACACTGCCCGTCCAGCCAGTACACTAA
- the LOC137278253 gene encoding transmembrane protein 53-A-like, whose product MCVSMVTRRCCYSTSVPTVKTTRVSEHLLLNEVEANTLKSDRDTNTNKTEKPLVLLFDWLYAKPNQLRKYSTLYHNIGLDVLTVKGRLLHFLWPPMGYRLAEEIFNYLFVKRQRKDKLFIHAFSIGAFNYTICLTLADRHPELYGMFRDHVIGQVFDSIVIGSYDNMTEGIVTLLPNIAFKKAVFPLVDMYYRATSKNTKDEYDRLVALFKNNPIQVPTIFFYSENDPMCHAPTMEEMLKNWRENMPEFEVETKSWTVSQHTAHLRHHPEEYLQVWQRLVDKVL is encoded by the coding sequence ATgtgtgtttccatggttaccaGAAGGTGCTGCTATTCAACATCTGTCCCGACAGTGAAAACTACAAGAGTGTCTGAGCACCTGCTGTTGAATGAAGTGGAAGCAAACACGTTAAAGTCAGATCGAGACACCAACACTAACAAAACAGAGAAACCCTTGGTTCTGTTATTTGACTGGCTGTATGCAAAGCCCAATCAACTGAGAAAGTACTCTACTTTGTATCATAACATTGGTCTAGACGTGTTGACGGTGAAAGGCAGACTGTTACATTTCCTCTGGCCACCAATGGGATACAGATTAGCTGAAGAAATATTCAACTACCTCTTTGTGAAACGCCAAAggaaagacaagttgtttattCATGCCTTCTCCATCGGTGCCTTCAACTACACCATCTGTTTGACACTAGCAGACCGCCATCCAGAGCTGTATGGCATGTTCAGAGATCACGTTATAGGTCAGGTGTTTGACAGTATTGTCATAGGTTCATATGACAATATGACAGAAGGGATTGTCACTCTTCTTCCAAATATTGCCTTCAAGAAGGCTGTTTTCCCACTGGTAGATATGTACTACAGAGCAACAAGCAAGAACACAAAGGATGAATATGATCGGTTGGTGGCTCTGTTTAAAAATAATCCAATTCAAGTTCCAACTATATTCTTTTATTCCGAGAACGACCCCATGTGCCATGCACCCACTATGGAGGAGATGTTGAAGAACTGGAGGGAGAATATGCCTGAGTTTGAGGTTGAAACCAAGAGCTGGACAGTGTCCCAGCACACCGCACATCTGAGGCATCACCCAGAGGAGTATTTACAAGTGTGGCAAAGACTGGTGGACAAAGTTTTGTGA